The DNA window GCCGCGGGGTCCGGCAGGCGATTGAGGGACATGCTGAAGGTGTTGGGGAAGCGGCCGTTGACCCTGACGTCCGCGTCGGGGTGATGGAACGACGACTTGGGAGCCAGCCGCTGGCACTTCGCGATGCCCTCCGGATACGTCCGCTGGACCATGCAGTCCACGACGACCTTGGGCCAGACATCCCAGAGGAGCGACGCGCGAATCCGGTCGGAGTTCCCCGAGTCGAAGGTGGAGGAGGCACGAAGCGTGCCCTCCAGCGTCAGCAGGGGCTCGTCCTCCGCCTCGTCTCCCATGACGCCACCGCATCCCGTCAATGCCAGTGCAAGCAGACTCCACTTCCAGAAACCGCGCTCCAGCCTCGTCGTCATATGGCCTTCCTCTCGGTCCATGGGCGCAATCCCATGTCACGTGACAGGCATCACCCGTCGGACACGTGCGCCCTTTCTCGAAGCGCTCGCGCCCTCCAGCCGATGCGAGCAAGGAGACGCGCGGACGCCCCCGCGTGGGACATGGCTCCGGTGCTCACAATCCCCAGGTGCAACCGAGCATCAGTTGTGGCGCGAGTTGCGTCCTGAGCTTCGCGTCCTCGCGCATCAACGCGACATGGCCACCCATCCGCGCGAAGAGCCCCGTGCGCGCGCTCACCGGCACCTCCGCGGAGAGCGCGGCGAAGGCGGCGGCTCCCGCGCCCGTGCGAGTCCGTCGTGAGGGAAGGCCCAGCTCGCGGCGCCGCTCCGCATCCGGGCTCGTCGCGCGTTGAGCCAGCCCCAGCACGCCGACGCCCGCGTGGGCGCCCATCCAGACACGCCCCACCGCGCCCGCCAACCCCAGGCCACTCCAGAGTCCCAGCTCCACGTTTTCGAAGCGCTGCGCGCGCGTGGAGCCCCGCGTGGCCCCCAGGCTGAGCCCTCCGAGGAAGGACAGCCCTGGCCCTCCGGTGCTCTCACGCGCGAGCAGCACGCCCACCTGGGGTCCCCAGCCGCCCAGTTGCGTCGACGAGCGACCCGCCCCCAGCGCCGCCTGAAGCCGCCAACTGCTGGCCTCCAGGAGCGCGCCCTTTCGCTGGTGCAGCGCCAGTGTGCGAACCTCCAGGGCTTCGGGCTCCAACCGCTGCTGGTCACCCCAGGACAGGTACACCTTGCCATAGAGCACCTGGGGCCCTCGCCGCACCTGGACCCGATAGCGTCCAGCGGGCAGCGCGACGCGCACGGACGCCTCGCCCCGGGGCTCCACTTCCGCCATGACCTGAAGCGTGCGCTCGTCCACGAGCACGACGCTGTCTCCCACGCGGGGAGGCAGCTCGAGCTGCGCGTGGGCTCGCGAGAGCGTGGTGAGGAACAAGTCCCCTTCTCCCGCGAGCTGGCTGGAGAGCTCCGGATGCTGCACCGCCGCCGTGGAGGCATGAGAGCCCGCCAGCGTGCGGTGGTAGACGTGGCCATAGGCCTCCGTGAGCGAGACGCGGCCGTCGGCGTCCACGTCCGCCGCGCCCCGCAGTCCTGAAATCAGATGGTGCGTGAAGAACGAGCCCCGGAGGCTGTCCGACTCCTGAGCCACCTCGTGCGCTCCCGCGGACGCGATGAACACGCGCCCCTGCGGTCCCACCTGCCGGAGGAAGGAGACATCGAAGGCAGGCGCGGACTTGAGGCCCTTGGAGCGACCTCGCACGAGCGCGCCGCTGTGACAGGCGTCCAGCATCGCGACGGTGACGGTGGCCGGGACTTCGGACAACAGGCGTTGCAGCTCCGCGAGCGGGAGGGCCTCGCCGCCCAGGCGCAGCGCCACCTCGTCTCCATGGCCCGAGAAGAAGAAGAACAGCAGCGTGCGCTCACCGACACGCCGTGCCTCCTCGATGCGGCCTCGCATCCGCGCGAGCCCCAGCTTGAGGCTGGAGACCGATTCACCGCGCAAGAGGAGACGACGGTCCTCGGGCACACCGCCGAGCTGGCCGAAGACGGCGTCCATGCGCTCGGCATCCTGCTGGGCCCAGCGCAGGGGCTCGTCCGTGTCCCGCCCCAGGTTGTGGCCCACGCTGATGGAGAAGCGGCTCTCCGCGCTCGCGATGGAGGTGGCGAACAGGACGAACAGGGCGCCGGAGACCCACGCGGCCCGGGCGCTCAAGGCAGCTCCTTGGGGAGCACGCGTACGACATGGCGGGTGCCGGGGAGCGGCGTGGGTGACGGTGGGAAATCCGTCTGCCGTGCCGCGTGCTCCAGCCAGCGCTGGACGGCCTCGGACGACGGGGCGCCCGGGCTGTCGGATGCGAGCACGACCACCAGCGCCTCCTGTTCGGGGGCGGCGTCCAGCTCCAGGCTCCCAGGCAACACCCACCGACCGGGCCCCATGGACAGCGCGCCGCCGGTGACCTCGAAGCCCTGCAGCGGCGTGACGCGTCCATTCTCGCTCAGCGCGAGCACATAGAGCGCGCCGCCGTCCACGTCCTCCACCTCCACGCGCACCCGGTCTCCGGGGCGCAACACCACGCCCGGCCCCTGCTCGAAGACGACGTCGCCTCGCTTCACCAGCACTCGCGCGGTGAGCCCACCGCGCACGCGCACGCGCACCCGCTCCGCATCCTCGAACGCGACGAGCCGAGGCACCACCACCGCGAACACCACACCGAGCACCAGCATGGGCAGGCTCGGACGCCAGAGCCCGTGCCAGCGGCTCGGACGCGGAGCCTCCAGTCGAGCCCGCATCGGGCCGAAGGGGCGCACCAGGGCGAAGGCTGACTTCTCGGCCCGCCGCTCCCGCAGGTGCGCCGACAGCGCGGGCGAGACGCGCGCCGCCTCTTCCACGCGCAGGGCCTCTTCCGCGGAGAGCTCGTCACACAGGTAGCGCTCCAGCAGGAGGTCCGGCACGCCCGGGAAGCGAGGAATGGAGGGGGGATTCATGCGGGGGCCGTTCCCTTTCGCGGCTCGGGGGGCGGGGCAACGTCCAGGAGCCGCCGCGCGGTGTCGAAGAAGGTCTGCAACTTGCGCTGCACCGTCTTGCGAGAGACGTCGAGCAGCGTGGCGATCTGCTCCTGCTCCAGTTCGTCAATGAAGCGATGGGCGACGATGCGCTGGACGTCCTCGGGACAGTGCGCGAGGACGCGCCGCACCAGGTCCGCGTCCACCAGCAGTCGCTCCAGCGCGGCCTCGGGGGCTGCGCTGACCGCCGGAAGCGGAGCCAGTCGCGACAGCGCGTGGGTGGCCTCGGTGCGCTGGCGGCGCAGCACCGAGAAGCACTGTCGGTCTGCCACGGTGAGCAGCCACGACAACGCGGAGCCCGCGGCGCGAAGCTGCTCCAGGTTGGAATGGACACGCAGGAACACCTCCTGCGTCGAGTCCCAGGCCAGGGCCTCGTCGCCGAGCAATCTCACACACCGCCGATGCACGGCTTCACCGTAGCGGCGGTAGTAGCCCTCGGTCTGCTCGACCTCGTTCATCCGCTCGCGCACGCACGGACCTCACCTGGGCCGACACCCGCCCCCCATGTCAGTCTCGCCCGGCACGGGCCAGCGGAGGCGCATCCCGACAAGCGAGACGCCCGACCCGTATTCCGTGGGACATTTCCCGGACATTCAGAGGATTGGCGCAGGTGCTCGGGTTGCCCGCCGTGGCGAGGCAGTCGATCCACTGGTTGAGCTCCGCGTCATACGAAGTCCCCAGATTGTTGAGAGTGCGCCTGTAGGCACTGTCGTTGCCCGAGCGGAGGTGGCCGAGGAGCGTGGTCACCTGGCCGGAATGCCGCTCGAACATGAAACGAACAGCGAGAGAGCCTCAGTCGTAGATGCGTATGTTACCGCTGGCGTAGGTGTTGCGGAAGACCTCGCTGAGTGGGTAGCTCTTGCTCCGCCCCATCTGCACCGCTGCGGCGTTGTCGCTCTTCTTGAACGCGAACAGCAAGGAGTACCGCTCCCAGGCGAACCGTTCATCCTGTCCTCTACGAACGAACGAGCAGCCATTCATCATCATTTCGTTGCGGCGGCGCGGTCACGCCGACAGTCCCGGATGAATCCCGCTCACTGGAGGGACTCGACATCCTTCCATGGGGTCTCGGATGCGCCAATAGACACCTCACAACCCTGCGCTGGTGCCGGAAGGCATCTTCGTGCCGAGGGAGAGCGGCATGCACTTCGAGGCGTTTCCGCCGCCCGAGCGAGGCGAAGTGGAGCGGCTACTGAGAGGGGCATCACCGGGGGCTGCGCCTGCAGGAGAAACGAGGGGCCCTACCCGCTCCAGTGTCTGAGGGCACGGGGTGTTCACGCCCCCGCGGCACGGTCCGGACGCCGTGCCGTCAATAGAGCGACGTCGAGGCCCAGGCCGATGAGCACTCCCACGAAGTAGCAGACCAGATCACTCCAAAGGAACCCCGCCCCCAGCACCAGGCGCCCCGGCAGCGTGCGGCGCGCGGCATCCAGCCAGGGCGCGTGGTAGTCCTGGCTGAACTCGATGGCGAAGGAGAACGTGAGCGCGACAGCAGCCACGGTGAGCGCGGCCCGGCGAGGCGCGATGAAGCGCACGAGCAGGTAGACAAGCAGCGCCCACAAGGTGTCGCCCGCATAGGTCGCGAAGAAGGCGGGCCACGGGAGCGACTTCCTCCGCGAAGCCAGTCCCAGGGGAATCACAAGCACGGCCAGCCCGAGGGACAACAGACGCGTGCGCAAAGTGGAAGGACCGTCGTGCGGAGGATTCACCCGCGCGAGCCTACCCGACGTCGTTCCGGTGCGCCTCCCGGCGCTGCGTCAGTGCCTATCTGGACGAGCCCTGCTCCGGTGCCGGAGTCCTCTTCGTGATGAAGCGATACCAGCCCAGGGCCGCGAACCCGACCATGCCGAAGATTCCGACGTTGCTCACCATGGAGCCCGAGGGGTCCTGGGTGAAGAAGCGCCAGCAGTTGAACGCGATGAAGACGAGGGCCGCCTGGACGAAGCACAACATGAGCCCCACGCCGGTGCTTCGGGTAAGCAGCGCGCAGATCAGTCCAATGAACAGAAGCACGCCGAAGGTGCCCAGCTCAAATATCGTGACGAGCCCGTTCAATCCTCCATCCGCGAAGGCGGGCAGAGCCCCAAGGGCGCAGACGAGCCCCACCCATCGAGTGCAGACACGAATCATCCGGGTGTTTCCATCCACAGGTCCGCCAGTCATCGCGCCTCCGGTAATACATGCGCGAATGGACCAGGAGCAACTCCCGTACCGTCTCACGTCGCCCCCGAAGAGGCCTCCGCGTGGCTATCGAGGTGTATCGCGACCGTGTCGGTTGTGCAGCGCGGTGCACACGTCACTGCACGGCCTCCACGCGAGGTGGCACGGAGGCAGGGCTCCGCACGAAGGCGCGAAGCCCGCGAGGACTCACGCCCCCCGTCGGCTCAGTTCTCGTCGAGCGGATGGCTTCCGGTAGAACTCTTCGTGACTCCTCCCAAAGCCATGTCCCAGTCCTCACCGCGCCATGAGCCAGCGCCAACCGGCTCAGGCCCTGCACGCGCTTCGTGAGGGCCCGTGCATCCGCTGGATTTCACGTGGGCACATTGGACCACACCACGCCCTGCCTCGCTTTACGGCCGTGAATCCATGAACATCCCACCGGCGCTGTCCCTCCAGGGGACACCACAAGAGGGGCACATCGCATGTCATTGGGATTCGAGGTGGAGCTGAACGGCGTCGCCGTCCGGGACGCATCCGGGGAGTCCTACTCCGAATCCTACAAAGGGGTGACCCTGTTCAAGACGCAGGTACGGCCCGGACTGAACGCAGTCATCGAGACAGGGACGATGGGAATGAGCTCCACCTTGGAGCTGGTCTCCAACGTGGACGTCAACCCCTACACGATTTCGCCAACCTGGGAGGTCCAGGTCGACCAGTTCGTGGCGCTCATCCAGGAGCTGTCGCTATGCCATGAGCGCGTCACCGTCGATTCCTTCGTGAAGCGAACCCAAGGGTCGGCCCCGTTGAAGTTCTCCTCCAAGCGGACCACCAAGGACATCTCCGCCCGCATGGGCGCCGAAGAGGTCTCCTTCCTCCGCAGCCTCTTGTGCTGCTGGCCCGCCGAGGACTCCCGGGTGGCGGGAATCCGGTCCACCACGCTCCAGGCCACCGGCACCATCTTCTCCGGTAGCTGTGTCCAGGTGAACTTCTCCACCAATCTGGAGTACCTGGGAAGCAATCTCATCCAAGGCAGACATCCCTTCTTCGAGCTGCTGGATGACATGCACCGTGCCCACGAACTACATATCGTCGCCAGGCTGCGCGACCTCGCCCTGCGCGAGCAGTTCACGGAGCGGGACCACCGGCTGCTCGGCTATCTGTTCCTGGTGCTGCACCGGCTGACCTTCGAAGGGAGCACCGCCCCGAGCAAGAACCGCTTTCTCTTCCTGCCCCGCTTCGACCTGCTGATGCTTCGTTCGAAATGCCTGAACGAGACAGACCGGGCGAAGCTCCGGGATGTGGACCTCGAGGAGTTCGCCGGGCTCCGCCCCAGCAAGAGCTACCTGCCTCTCTCCGGGGAGTTCAGCAAGGCGTACAGACTCTCCCAGCGAGGTTCATCCCCCGTGGAGAACACCGTCGAGGAGTTCCTCTTCGCCGCCCTCCACGCCAACATGGGGGGCCGGTCTCCGAAGGTGATCTCGGAGCACATCATGCGTGTCCCAGACTCGACCCTGCCCAAGTGGGTGGAGGGCGCCGAGAACATCGTCTTCGAGGGCCGGCTCGACTCGTGGACCCAGTTCGCCCGGGGAGAGTCTTCCCAGCGTTCGCTGCTCGACGAAGACGAAGACGACGACAGCGTCAGCGACGACGATGACGTGACTCTGCCCGCGCTCAGGCGGGGCCTGCTCACCCTGGGCAGAATCGTGGTGGGGTATGACGTCGCGCCCCACACGGGAATGGTCGCCCTGGACATCGAAGGGACCGACGAGGGTGAGAGCGATGGACTGTTGATTCCCGTCGACCAGCGGTTGTGAGCCGCCGGTCGAGCGGTTCTTCGCGGATGGGATGACGACTCGCGTCTGCCCATCCCCTCCGAGTCGCTGAAGCGTCGCTACGGGCTGCAGCAGAGCAGCGCGTGGGGTGCACCACCGGAGACGCTGCGGGAGAGCCCCGCGGCGTACCGGCCGGGACCGCACTCACCCTTCCAGTTGTCGGCGTCCCAGTCGCCCGAGGCGGAGGACTCACGGGCATCCTGGCCGTCGAAGACGAGCGCGGAGCAGGAGGTGTGGGCGACAGTCCCAGGGCAGCAGAGCACGGCGGTGATGGCGTGCGCGGTGCTCTGGGCGACACCCGCGACGAACTCGTTCGGGCCGCACTCCCCCTTGTAGAAGCCGGGGTCCCAGTCGCCGGTGGCCGAGGTGCCGCGGTTGTCAACGGTGGAGAAGTTCCGGGCGTAGCAGCCGTCGTGCGGGTAGCGCGAGTCGCCGCCGGTGCGGCAGAGCGCGACGCGGGTGTTCCGCGAACTGGGGCTGAGGGACACACCCGTCACCGGCTCACCGCTGGCGCACTCGGCCTTGTATTCGCCGGGGGCCCAATCGCCCGTGGAGGCGGTGCGGCGCGCATCTGCGTACTCGAAGTTCAACCCCGCGAAGTCCCCCGACGGATACAGGAAGTTCAGCGCGGTGAGGTCGCTGGAGGCGAACTCTCCCGTTTCGACCG is part of the Myxococcus landrumus genome and encodes:
- a CDS encoding caspase family protein; amino-acid sequence: MSARAAWVSGALFVLFATSIASAESRFSISVGHNLGRDTDEPLRWAQQDAERMDAVFGQLGGVPEDRRLLLRGESVSSLKLGLARMRGRIEEARRVGERTLLFFFFSGHGDEVALRLGGEALPLAELQRLLSEVPATVTVAMLDACHSGALVRGRSKGLKSAPAFDVSFLRQVGPQGRVFIASAGAHEVAQESDSLRGSFFTHHLISGLRGAADVDADGRVSLTEAYGHVYHRTLAGSHASTAAVQHPELSSQLAGEGDLFLTTLSRAHAQLELPPRVGDSVVLVDERTLQVMAEVEPRGEASVRVALPAGRYRVQVRRGPQVLYGKVYLSWGDQQRLEPEALEVRTLALHQRKGALLEASSWRLQAALGAGRSSTQLGGWGPQVGVLLARESTGGPGLSFLGGLSLGATRGSTRAQRFENVELGLWSGLGLAGAVGRVWMGAHAGVGVLGLAQRATSPDAERRRELGLPSRRTRTGAGAAAFAALSAEVPVSARTGLFARMGGHVALMREDAKLRTQLAPQLMLGCTWGL
- a CDS encoding RNA polymerase sigma factor, translating into MRERMNEVEQTEGYYRRYGEAVHRRCVRLLGDEALAWDSTQEVFLRVHSNLEQLRAAGSALSWLLTVADRQCFSVLRRQRTEATHALSRLAPLPAVSAAPEAALERLLVDADLVRRVLAHCPEDVQRIVAHRFIDELEQEQIATLLDVSRKTVQRKLQTFFDTARRLLDVAPPPEPRKGTAPA
- a CDS encoding ribosomal maturation YjgA family protein; this translates as MLVIPLGLASRRKSLPWPAFFATYAGDTLWALLVYLLVRFIAPRRAALTVAAVALTFSFAIEFSQDYHAPWLDAARRTLPGRLVLGAGFLWSDLVCYFVGVLIGLGLDVALLTARRPDRAAGA